The Hordeum vulgare subsp. vulgare chromosome 7H, MorexV3_pseudomolecules_assembly, whole genome shotgun sequence DNA window agcaactatatctgGATCCGCAAACTCCTATGCTTCACCACTTCTTCCAAAATCTCTGGCACTTAAACTCTGTTTTTCTACATATAAATTGTATTATTATAAACCTACTATGGGTCTGACTAGATGGTATGAACCACTCTCACTCTTGACTTCATTTCCTTTTCGTGCTGTGGGAGTGGAGTATTGATGACCCTCGAATCATAATTCtagttctccttgttcttctagcCACCCTGACAATGCAACATCTTGCTCCAAGCTTTTCTTTctacttttattttcttttcacaCCCTCCTTGTGCCAGAGGTGCTGATGTGAACGCCGACAAAGAAGCCCAAATTGAAGTGGTATTGAATTTTTTTATCTTAAGATAGTTAATTTAATCTTTTGGCTCTTGAAATAGTTCACCAAAtattgatatacatataaatgttCTGGACTTGATGGATATGTCCAGAAAGTTACTGTATTTTCGAATCCTGTGAATCAGAGAGGAACTTAAAAGCAGAAAACCATAGAGATATGGTAAAATGACAATTATATTGCTTAGAATCTTACATAAGTTTACCCACACAAATAGTCAAATCACTTGGTGAGTGCAAATCATGATAGAAGGTATATAGCCAAGAGATAAATATCCATGGCAATGACTCAGTTCAGCTTTCAATAAGGATACAGAGATAGTGGCCCAGTTTTATTGAAATCATAGCACCTGAGATATTCTCCCAGCACACTTTTACTCAGTTTACTGTCTAGCTTACCTCTGCTGCATGCGTGCTTACTTGGGAGGCTTGAAGTAGGCATAGACAGCGAAGAAGGTCTGCAGCATGGCCATGGAGAGCAGGAGTAGGGCCGCGAACACCGACATGGCCACCCATGGGTTGCTGAAGTAGTTGCGGGCAAGGGCCGCGCGCCACTTGTGCCGCCTGCGCTCCCTGTACCTGTTCACCTCGTTCATCAGGCCGACCAGGTAGTTGTCGTCGACTGACCAGTGCACCTGCCCGCCAATGTCGCTGAAGAAATGCCATGCGACCCTCCTGCTGCTGAGGTAGCTGACAAGGACGCCGTGCAGGTCTAGGATCCTCATGTCCTCCGCCGAGGTGATGAGGCAGTCCATGAAGACGGCGTAGGTAGAAACGTCGCGCGGGGTGTCCGGGTAGGTTTGCTCGAATGCAATCAGGTTCCGGAACAAGGACTCGCTGGAGTCGTTCAGCTCCAGCTGCGGGATCTCCAGCACGCCCTGGGCGAAGCTCACGTCCAGGAAGCtcgtggcattctccctcttgcggAATCGGACCCCAGCCTCCTCCAACTCCTTGGCGCACGGGATCCACTGAGGGAGCTCCGACATCACCACATCGGTTTGACGGCGGCGGGAATGCTGCCGGCGGTGGCTCAATGGGAAgccgacggagaggtagaagaggtgCAGCAGGTGGTGTACGCCGTCGCATGCGATGGGTGACCGGTGCATCATCTGGGGACGAAGGGAGCGGAAAAGCCTGAGGCTGCCGGTCACCAGGAGCCTTTCTGATTCGTCCTCGTTTCTCAGCTGCTGAAAGAGCTCCCGGATCACGAAAAAAGGGATCTGGTTCTCCAGCAGTAGCAGGTCCCGCGTCACCAGTTGCCACACAAAGCACCTGCCATAAACCTGAGTccagtcctcgtcgtcgtcgacaaACTGCtgttcgccgccgccaccagcTTCTTCCATTCCCGCGCGTCGCGCGTACTTGAGCAATCGGTGTAGGATGAAGCAGCCGTCTAGCAGCATCATCTGGGCCACCTCGTCATCGGATTGAGCTCGGTCAGTCCTTAAGGTGCCTTGTGGTGAGTAGGATCCCCGAATTTTAGGCAGGAGTCGCTTCATGCTCGTGAAGCATCCATGTAGTAGAACCAGAGTCTTGGCAGGCTCCAAGAGGCGGCTGTGTCGCCTGATGAGCTGCTGCACGCAGCACCATTTGTATTTGTCCAgctgcagcaagttttccctgtaCTGACTCCCCGGTGGAAGAGTGTAAACCTTGGAGTACTTGCTGCCTATGCAAACAGCAACC harbors:
- the LOC123413420 gene encoding UPF0481 protein At3g47200-like, which codes for MQQPIIYTVPQELKINSYNPMGEYEPVAVCIGSKYSKVYTLPPGSQYRENLLQLDKYKWCCVQQLIRRHSRLLEPAKTLVLLHGCFTSMKRLLPKIRGSYSPQGTLRTDRAQSDDEVAQMMLLDGCFILHRLLKYARRAGMEEAGGGGEQQFVDDDEDWTQVYGRCFVWQLVTRDLLLLENQIPFFVIRELFQQLRNEDESERLLVTGSLRLFRSLRPQMMHRSPIACDGVHHLLHLFYLSVGFPLSHRRQHSRRRQTDVVMSELPQWIPCAKELEEAGVRFRKRENATSFLDVSFAQGVLEIPQLELNDSSESLFRNLIAFEQTYPDTPRDVSTYAVFMDCLITSAEDMRILDLHGVLVSYLSSRRVAWHFFSDIGGQVHWSVDDNYLVGLMNEVNRYRERRRHKWRAALARNYFSNPWVAMSVFAALLLLSMAMLQTFFAVYAYFKPPK